The proteins below come from a single Streptomyces sp. SCSIO 75703 genomic window:
- a CDS encoding HIT domain-containing protein gives MLPGMTSEPEQQIGVGTPDAFQRLWTPHRMAYIQGENKPSGPGAGDGCPFCAVPAMSDEEGLVVTRGEHVFALLNLYPYTGGHLMTVPYRHVADYTELTGEETAELALLTQQAMTALRAASGAQGFNIGMNQGAVAGAGIAAHLHQHIVPRWGGDTNFMPVVGHTKVLPQLLGDTRALLAEAWPA, from the coding sequence ATGCTGCCTGGTATGACGAGTGAGCCGGAGCAGCAGATCGGGGTGGGGACGCCGGACGCGTTCCAGCGCCTGTGGACGCCCCACCGGATGGCCTACATCCAGGGGGAGAACAAGCCGAGCGGCCCCGGGGCCGGCGACGGCTGCCCCTTCTGCGCCGTGCCGGCCATGTCCGACGAGGAAGGGCTCGTCGTCACCCGCGGCGAGCACGTCTTCGCGCTGCTCAACCTCTACCCGTACACCGGCGGCCACCTGATGACCGTGCCCTACCGGCACGTCGCCGACTACACCGAACTGACCGGGGAGGAGACGGCCGAGCTGGCACTCCTCACCCAGCAGGCGATGACGGCCCTGCGCGCCGCCTCCGGTGCCCAGGGCTTCAACATCGGCATGAACCAGGGCGCGGTCGCCGGCGCGGGCATCGCCGCCCACCTCCACCAGCACATCGTGCCCCGCTGGGGCGGCGACACGAACTTCATGCCGGTCGTCGGTCACACCAAGGTGCTGCCCCAGCTCCTCGGCGACACCCGCGCCCTGCTCGCCGAGGCGTGGCCCGCCTGA
- a CDS encoding phosphatidylinositol mannoside acyltransferase gives MSARDRLTDTLYGAGWATVKKLPEPVAVRLGRTLADAAWKRRGTGVRRLESNYARVLPGAGPERLAELSRAGMRSYLRYWMESFRLPAWGVERIASGFAPKDLHHLTDGMAAGRGVVLALPHLANWDLAGAWVTTHLGIPFTTVAERLKPETLYDRFVAYREGLGMEVLPHSGGTAFGTLARRLREGGLVCLVADRDLSASGVEVEFFGATARMPAGPALLAQQTGAALLPVTLWYDDSPVMRGRVHPPVEVPGQGTRAERTAAMTQALADAFAGGIAEHPEDWHMLQRLWLADLDPAKAPGARRGDGAPERGAP, from the coding sequence GTGAGCGCCCGGGACCGGCTGACCGACACCCTGTACGGCGCCGGCTGGGCCACGGTGAAGAAGCTCCCCGAGCCCGTCGCCGTCCGCCTCGGACGCACCCTCGCGGACGCCGCCTGGAAGCGGCGCGGCACGGGCGTGCGGCGGCTGGAGAGCAACTACGCGCGCGTGCTGCCCGGCGCGGGACCCGAGCGGCTGGCCGAGCTCTCCCGCGCGGGCATGCGCTCCTACCTGCGCTACTGGATGGAGTCCTTCCGGCTCCCGGCCTGGGGCGTCGAACGCATCGCGTCCGGCTTCGCCCCCAAGGACCTGCACCACCTGACCGACGGCATGGCCGCCGGCCGGGGCGTCGTCCTCGCCCTGCCCCACCTCGCCAACTGGGACCTGGCCGGCGCCTGGGTCACCACGCACCTGGGCATCCCCTTCACCACGGTCGCCGAGCGCCTCAAGCCGGAGACCCTCTACGACCGCTTCGTCGCCTACCGCGAGGGCCTGGGCATGGAGGTCCTCCCGCACAGCGGCGGCACCGCCTTCGGCACCCTCGCCCGGCGGCTGCGCGAGGGGGGTCTGGTCTGCCTGGTCGCCGACCGGGACCTGTCCGCCTCCGGCGTCGAGGTCGAGTTCTTCGGCGCGACCGCCCGGATGCCCGCCGGGCCCGCCCTGCTCGCCCAGCAGACCGGCGCGGCCCTGCTGCCGGTGACGCTCTGGTACGACGACTCCCCGGTGATGCGCGGCCGGGTCCACCCGCCGGTCGAGGTGCCCGGGCAGGGCACGCGGGCCGAGCGGACCGCCGCGATGACGCAGGCCCTCGCCGACGCCTTCGCCGGCGGCATCGCCGAGCACCCCGAGGACTGGCACATGCTCCA
- a CDS encoding TIGR02611 family protein, whose product MNTGSDRGGDRDAGADRPEADGAASGGRVPGSRAPAFVRERRALHVSWQVAVFLVGLAVVAAGVLMLALPGPGWVVIFGGMAIWGTEFAWAQLVLRWTKRKVTEAAQRALDPRVRRRNIVLTVIGTVVAAALISVYLGKYGFRAPWSTGGP is encoded by the coding sequence ATGAACACGGGGAGTGACAGGGGCGGTGACCGGGACGCCGGGGCGGACCGGCCGGAGGCGGACGGGGCGGCCTCCGGCGGCCGGGTGCCCGGTTCCCGGGCGCCGGCCTTCGTGCGGGAGCGGCGAGCCCTGCACGTGAGCTGGCAGGTCGCGGTCTTCCTGGTCGGCCTCGCGGTCGTGGCGGCCGGGGTCCTGATGCTGGCGCTGCCCGGACCCGGCTGGGTCGTGATCTTCGGCGGCATGGCGATCTGGGGCACCGAGTTCGCCTGGGCCCAGCTCGTGCTGCGCTGGACCAAACGCAAGGTCACCGAGGCGGCGCAGCGCGCTCTCGACCCGAGGGTGCGGCGCCGCAACATCGTCCTGACCGTGATCGGGACGGTCGTCGCCGCCGCGCTGATCAGCGTCTATCTGGGGAAGTACGGCTTCCGGGCGCCCTGGTCGACAGGGGGTCCCTGA
- a CDS encoding GNAT family N-acetyltransferase — protein MTTTLRPAEPLQFAPDGSRSRRYQVCVNSRPVGAVHLGTSPGLGDTVAVILDLRVDEPDRRRGRATVAVLAAEEVARGWGCRQIEASVPADAAPALLLAGALGYVPRNRLLAKPLGATGPALPPGRRARPMTRDEYADWSVREAERYARTWRERGVPEEAARAKARGDHESLLPRGQDTENALFSVVEEEGVPVGTLWLALREDEAFVYDVEVDAAHRGRGHGRTLMLLAERQAIAAGRRRLGLNVFAGNAPAERLYASLGYETVRHHLWKPLL, from the coding sequence ATGACCACGACCCTGCGGCCGGCCGAGCCGCTTCAGTTCGCCCCCGACGGCAGCCGTTCACGCCGCTACCAGGTGTGCGTGAACAGCCGTCCCGTCGGCGCGGTCCACCTCGGCACCTCGCCCGGCCTCGGCGACACGGTGGCCGTGATCCTCGACCTGCGCGTCGACGAGCCCGACCGGCGCCGGGGCCGGGCCACCGTCGCCGTGCTCGCCGCGGAGGAGGTCGCGCGCGGCTGGGGCTGCCGGCAGATCGAGGCGAGCGTCCCCGCCGACGCGGCCCCCGCCCTGCTGCTGGCCGGGGCGCTGGGCTACGTCCCGCGCAACCGCCTGCTCGCCAAACCGCTCGGCGCCACCGGGCCCGCCCTCCCGCCGGGCCGCCGCGCCCGCCCGATGACCCGGGACGAGTACGCCGACTGGAGCGTGCGGGAGGCCGAGCGGTACGCGCGGACGTGGAGGGAGCGGGGCGTGCCCGAGGAGGCGGCCCGTGCCAAGGCGCGCGGCGACCACGAGAGCCTGCTGCCCCGGGGGCAGGACACCGAGAACGCGCTGTTCAGCGTGGTCGAGGAGGAGGGCGTCCCGGTCGGCACCCTGTGGCTGGCGCTGCGCGAGGACGAGGCGTTCGTCTACGACGTCGAGGTCGACGCGGCCCACCGGGGCCGTGGCCACGGCCGCACGCTGATGCTGCTGGCGGAGCGCCAGGCGATCGCCGCCGGACGCCGCCGCCTCGGTCTCAACGTCTTCGCCGGCAACGCCCCGGCCGAGCGGCTCTACGCCTCCCTCGGCTACGAGACGGTCCGGCACCACCTGTGGAAGCCGCTGCTGTAG
- the thrS gene encoding threonine--tRNA ligase: MSDVRVIIQRDSEREERVVTTGTTAAELFAGERSVIAARVDGELKDLAYEIADGESVEGVDITSDDGLAILRHSTAHVMAQAVQELFPEAKLGIGPPVRDGFYYDFDVEEPFHPDDLKAIEKKMQEIQKRGQHFSRRVVTDEAAREELADEPYKLELIGLKGSASHDDGADVEVGAGELTIYDNLDAKTGELCWKDLCRGPHLPSTRNIPAFKLMRNASAYWRGNEKNKQLQRIYGTAWPSKAELKEHLEFLAEAEKRDHRKLGAELDLFSIPEQIGSGLAVFHPRGGIIRRVMEDYSRRRHEEEGYEFVYTPHATKGKLFETSGHLDWYADGMYPPMQLDEGVDYYLKPMNCPMHNLVFDARGRSYRELPLRLFEFGTVYRYEKSGVVHGLTRARGFTQDDAHIYCTREQMADELDKTLTFVLNLLRDYGLTDFYLELSTKDETKFVGSDEAWEEATETLRQVAEKQGLPLVPDPGGAAFYGPKISVQARDAIGRTWQMSTVQLDFNLPERFDLEYTAADGTKQRPVMIHRALFGSIERFFAVLLEHYAGAFPVWLAPVQAVGIPVGDAHVEYLREFAAEARRKGLRVEVDASSDRMQKKIRNAQKQKVPFMIIVGDDDMHGGTVSFRHRDGSQENGIPRDQALAKLVDVVERRAQV; this comes from the coding sequence GTGTCAGACGTCCGTGTGATCATCCAACGCGATTCCGAGCGGGAAGAACGCGTGGTGACGACGGGCACGACGGCCGCCGAGCTCTTCGCCGGCGAGCGCTCGGTCATCGCCGCCCGCGTCGACGGAGAGCTGAAAGACCTCGCGTACGAGATCGCCGACGGCGAGAGCGTCGAGGGTGTCGACATCACCTCCGACGACGGACTGGCCATCCTGCGCCACTCCACCGCGCACGTCATGGCCCAGGCCGTGCAGGAGCTGTTCCCCGAGGCCAAGCTGGGCATCGGCCCGCCGGTCCGCGACGGCTTCTACTACGACTTCGACGTCGAGGAGCCCTTCCACCCCGATGACCTCAAGGCCATCGAGAAGAAGATGCAGGAGATCCAGAAGCGCGGACAGCACTTCTCCCGCCGTGTCGTGACCGACGAGGCCGCCCGCGAGGAGCTGGCCGACGAGCCGTACAAGCTGGAGCTGATCGGCCTCAAGGGCTCCGCGTCCCACGACGACGGCGCGGACGTCGAGGTCGGCGCCGGCGAACTGACGATCTACGACAACCTGGACGCCAAGACCGGCGAGCTGTGCTGGAAGGACCTCTGCCGCGGTCCCCACCTGCCCTCCACCCGGAACATCCCGGCGTTCAAGCTCATGCGCAACGCCTCCGCCTACTGGCGCGGCAACGAGAAGAACAAGCAGCTCCAGCGCATCTACGGCACCGCCTGGCCGTCCAAGGCCGAACTGAAGGAGCACCTGGAGTTCCTCGCCGAGGCCGAGAAGCGCGACCACCGCAAGCTCGGCGCCGAACTGGACCTCTTCTCGATCCCCGAGCAGATCGGCTCCGGCCTCGCCGTCTTCCACCCCCGGGGCGGCATCATCCGCCGGGTCATGGAGGACTACTCGCGCCGCCGCCACGAGGAGGAGGGCTACGAGTTCGTCTACACCCCGCACGCCACCAAGGGGAAGCTCTTCGAGACCTCGGGCCACCTGGACTGGTACGCCGACGGCATGTACCCGCCCATGCAGCTCGACGAGGGCGTGGACTACTACCTCAAGCCCATGAACTGCCCCATGCACAACCTCGTCTTCGACGCGCGGGGCCGTTCCTACCGCGAGCTGCCCCTGCGGCTGTTCGAGTTCGGCACGGTCTACCGCTACGAGAAGTCCGGCGTCGTGCACGGCCTCACCCGCGCCCGCGGCTTCACCCAGGACGACGCGCACATCTACTGCACCCGCGAGCAGATGGCCGACGAGCTGGACAAGACGCTCACCTTCGTCCTCAATCTGCTGCGCGACTACGGCCTCACCGACTTCTACCTGGAACTGTCCACCAAGGACGAGACCAAGTTCGTCGGCTCCGACGAAGCCTGGGAAGAGGCCACCGAGACGCTGCGCCAGGTCGCCGAGAAGCAGGGCCTGCCCCTCGTCCCCGACCCGGGCGGCGCTGCCTTCTACGGGCCGAAGATCTCCGTCCAGGCCCGCGACGCCATCGGCCGGACCTGGCAGATGTCGACCGTCCAGCTCGACTTCAACCTGCCGGAGCGCTTCGACCTGGAGTACACCGCCGCCGACGGCACCAAGCAGCGCCCGGTCATGATCCACCGCGCCCTGTTCGGTTCCATCGAGCGCTTCTTCGCCGTGCTCCTGGAGCACTACGCGGGCGCCTTCCCGGTCTGGCTCGCCCCGGTCCAGGCGGTGGGCATCCCGGTGGGGGACGCGCACGTGGAGTACCTGCGCGAGTTCGCCGCCGAGGCCCGCCGCAAGGGCCTGCGGGTGGAGGTCGACGCCTCCTCCGACCGCATGCAGAAGAAGATCCGCAACGCCCAGAAGCAGAAGGTCCCCTTCATGATCATCGTCGGGGACGACGACATGCACGGCGGCACCGTCTCCTTCCGTCACCGCGACGGGTCGCAGGAGAACGGCATCCCGCGCGACCAGGCGCTGGCCAAGCTCGTCGACGTCGTCGAGCGGCGCGCCCAGGTCTGA
- a CDS encoding CGNR zinc finger domain-containing protein codes for MLITHDIRCALDTVVDLVNTVPEDDATPDGLPDVAALEEFVSAHAISDVGALADHDLTAVRSVRARFAAVFAAPDARSAATLINELVAAASTTPRLTDHDGYDWHIHYFAPGASVADHLAADCGMSLALFVVAGEQERLRRCEAPDCRRAFVDLSRNRSRRYCDSRTCGNRLHVAAYRARRKEAAR; via the coding sequence GTGCTGATCACCCACGACATCCGGTGCGCCCTCGACACCGTGGTGGATCTGGTGAACACCGTCCCCGAGGACGACGCGACGCCTGACGGGCTGCCGGACGTGGCGGCCCTGGAGGAGTTCGTGAGCGCGCACGCCATCAGTGATGTCGGCGCGCTGGCGGACCACGACCTCACGGCGGTGCGCTCGGTGCGGGCGCGGTTCGCGGCCGTCTTCGCCGCACCGGACGCCCGGTCCGCGGCCACCCTGATCAACGAACTGGTGGCCGCCGCGAGCACCACGCCCCGGCTCACCGACCACGACGGCTACGACTGGCACATCCACTACTTCGCGCCCGGCGCCTCCGTCGCCGACCACCTCGCCGCGGACTGCGGGATGTCGCTGGCCCTGTTCGTGGTCGCCGGTGAGCAGGAGCGGCTGCGGCGCTGCGAGGCCCCGGACTGCCGACGGGCCTTCGTCGACCTCTCCCGTAACCGGTCCCGCCGCTACTGCGACAGCCGGACCTGCGGAAACCGGCTGCACGTGGCCGCGTACCGGGCGCGGCGCAAGGAGGCCGCGCGCTGA
- a CDS encoding SRPBCC family protein has product MDWNHYRFRSLWTLPAPPGEVYRALERVEDYPHWWPQVREVTRLDATGARLRIRSLLPYDLTVTLRESARSPVAGVLEGVLGGDMDGRARWTLTPGPGGGTLVRYDQEVDLRKPLLRRLAVPARPLLRANHALMMRAGRRGLAGRLAAV; this is encoded by the coding sequence GTGGACTGGAACCATTACCGTTTCCGCAGCCTCTGGACCCTGCCCGCGCCGCCCGGCGAGGTGTACCGCGCCCTGGAGCGCGTCGAGGACTACCCGCACTGGTGGCCCCAGGTGCGCGAGGTCACCCGGCTCGACGCCACCGGCGCCCGCCTGCGCATCCGCTCCCTGCTGCCCTACGACCTCACCGTCACCCTGCGCGAGTCCGCGCGCTCCCCGGTGGCCGGCGTGCTGGAGGGGGTCCTCGGCGGTGACATGGACGGCCGGGCCCGCTGGACGCTCACCCCCGGGCCCGGGGGCGGCACCCTCGTCCGCTACGACCAGGAGGTCGACCTCCGCAAACCCCTGCTGCGCCGGCTGGCCGTGCCCGCACGGCCGCTGCTGCGGGCCAACCACGCCCTGATGATGCGGGCGGGCCGGCGCGGTCTGGCCGGGCGGCTGGCGGCGGTTTGA
- a CDS encoding SsgA family sporulation/cell division regulator, with the protein MNTTVSCELHLRLVVSSESSLPVPAGLRYDTADPYAVHATFHTGAEETVEWVFARDLLAEGLHRPTGTGDVRVWPSRSHGQGVVCIALSSPEGEALLEAPARALESFLKRTDAAVPPGTEHRHFDLDQELSHILAES; encoded by the coding sequence ATGAACACCACGGTCAGCTGCGAGCTGCACCTGCGCCTCGTTGTGTCGAGCGAGTCCTCCCTGCCCGTCCCCGCAGGCTTGCGGTACGACACGGCCGACCCCTATGCCGTGCACGCCACCTTCCACACCGGAGCCGAGGAAACCGTCGAGTGGGTGTTCGCCCGCGACCTCCTCGCCGAAGGGCTCCACCGCCCCACGGGCACCGGCGACGTCCGGGTCTGGCCGTCCCGCAGTCACGGCCAGGGCGTCGTGTGCATCGCCCTCAGCTCCCCGGAGGGCGAAGCGCTGCTGGAGGCCCCCGCGCGGGCCCTGGAGTCCTTCCTGAAGCGCACCGACGCCGCCGTGCCCCCCGGCACGGAACACCGGCACTTCGATCTCGACCAGGAGCTCTCGCACATCCTGGCGGAAAGCTAG
- a CDS encoding CDP-alcohol phosphatidyltransferase family protein — MGQPAASRGRAATPTSGKAMLNKYARAFFTRVLTPFAAFLIRRGVSPDTVTLIGTAGVVAGALVFYPLGEFFWGTVVITLFVFSDLVDGNMARQLGRSSRWGAFLDSTLDRVADGAVFAGFALWYAGRGDDTVLCAVAIFCLASGQVVSYTKARGESIGLPVAVNGLIERAERLVISLVAAGFAGLHKFGVPGIQYLLPVALWIVAVGSLVTLVQRVVTVRRESAEAEAAERGQGSEAAT; from the coding sequence ATGGGCCAGCCGGCGGCCAGCAGGGGCCGCGCGGCGACACCGACCTCCGGGAAGGCCATGCTGAACAAGTACGCGCGTGCATTCTTCACGCGTGTCCTCACACCGTTCGCCGCGTTTCTCATCCGCCGGGGCGTCAGCCCGGACACGGTCACACTGATCGGCACGGCCGGTGTGGTCGCGGGTGCGCTGGTCTTCTATCCCCTGGGAGAGTTCTTCTGGGGCACGGTCGTGATCACCCTCTTCGTCTTCTCCGACCTCGTCGACGGCAACATGGCCCGCCAGCTCGGCCGCTCCAGCCGCTGGGGCGCCTTCCTGGACTCCACCCTGGACCGGGTCGCCGACGGCGCGGTCTTCGCCGGCTTCGCCCTCTGGTACGCGGGCCGCGGCGACGACACCGTCCTGTGCGCGGTCGCCATCTTCTGCCTCGCCAGCGGGCAGGTGGTCTCGTACACCAAGGCGCGCGGCGAGTCGATCGGGCTGCCGGTCGCCGTCAACGGGCTGATCGAGCGGGCCGAGCGGCTGGTGATCTCGCTGGTCGCCGCCGGTTTCGCCGGCCTGCACAAGTTCGGCGTGCCCGGCATCCAGTACCTGCTGCCCGTCGCCCTGTGGATCGTCGCCGTCGGCAGCCTCGTCACGCTGGTCCAGCGCGTCGTCACCGTCCGCCGCGAGTCCGCGGAGGCGGAGGCCGCCGAGAGGGGCCAGGGATCCGAGGCGGCCACGTGA
- a CDS encoding elongation factor G-like protein EF-G2 — protein sequence MGDKAHTHPGAAGGATAAGHPASVRNVVLVGSSGAGKTTLVEALALTAGAVNRAGRVEDGGCVSDYDEIEHRQRRSVQLSLVPVTWDGVKVNLLDTPGYADFVGELRAGLRAADAALFVVSAADGVDGPTRVVWEECAAVGMPRAIVITHLEAARAGFEEMTRMCARAFGADDPDAVLPLHLPLRGPAGPDGHAPVTGLAGLLPRRLYDYSAGERAESAPGPEHLAPVEEARARLIEGIIAESEDETLMDRYLGGEDVDVPTLVRGLERAVARGVFFPVLAAAPAAEGARQGLGTVELLELVTGGFPTPPERTVPPLTTPGGAPREPRACDPAGALLAEVVKTSSDPYVGRISLVRVFSGTLRPDHAVHVLGHGASGNGNGTGGAREDGGPHEADERAGALTTPFGRQQRPVAEVIAGDLGCVARLGRAETGDTLSNREDPLLMTPWEMPDPLLPLAIRAHGKADEDRLSQGLARLVAEDPTMRLEQNPDTHQVVLWCLGEAHADVALERLRGRFGVRVDVVPHRVALRETFGGRATARGRHVKQSGGHGQYAICTIEVEPLPVGSGIEFVDRVVGGAVPRQFVPSVEKGVRAQAARGVATGHPLTDVRVTLLDGKAHSVDSSDAAFQTAGALALREAAADAGVLLLEPVAEVSVLVADDYVGAVLGDLSGRRGRVLGTEQTGGGRTLVRAEAPETEIGRYAVDLRSLSHGTARFGRRYARHEPVPPQIAERLRETVGTAS from the coding sequence ATGGGCGACAAGGCACACACCCACCCCGGAGCCGCCGGCGGGGCGACAGCGGCCGGCCACCCCGCGTCCGTACGGAACGTGGTGCTGGTCGGCTCCTCCGGAGCGGGGAAGACGACCCTGGTGGAGGCGCTCGCGCTGACCGCGGGGGCGGTGAACCGGGCGGGCCGCGTGGAGGACGGCGGCTGCGTCTCCGACTACGACGAGATCGAGCACCGGCAGCGGCGCTCGGTCCAGCTCTCCCTGGTGCCGGTCACGTGGGACGGGGTGAAGGTCAACCTCCTCGACACCCCCGGGTACGCCGACTTCGTCGGGGAGCTGAGGGCCGGTCTGCGGGCGGCGGACGCGGCCCTCTTCGTCGTCTCGGCCGCCGACGGCGTGGACGGCCCGACCCGCGTGGTGTGGGAGGAGTGCGCGGCCGTCGGCATGCCCCGGGCCATCGTGATCACGCACCTGGAGGCCGCGCGGGCCGGCTTCGAGGAGATGACCCGGATGTGCGCGCGGGCGTTCGGCGCCGACGACCCCGACGCCGTGCTGCCGCTCCACCTGCCGCTGCGCGGGCCCGCGGGCCCCGACGGGCACGCGCCCGTGACCGGGCTGGCCGGTCTGCTCCCGCGGCGGCTGTACGACTACTCCGCCGGGGAGCGCGCCGAGTCCGCGCCGGGTCCGGAGCACCTGGCGCCGGTCGAGGAGGCGCGCGCCCGGCTCATCGAGGGGATCATCGCGGAGAGCGAGGACGAGACCCTGATGGACCGCTACCTCGGCGGTGAGGACGTCGACGTCCCGACGCTCGTCCGGGGCCTGGAGCGGGCGGTGGCCCGGGGGGTGTTCTTCCCGGTCCTGGCCGCCGCGCCCGCCGCCGAGGGGGCCCGGCAGGGGCTCGGCACGGTCGAGTTGCTGGAGCTGGTCACCGGCGGGTTCCCGACCCCGCCCGAGCGGACCGTGCCGCCGCTGACGACACCCGGCGGCGCGCCGCGCGAGCCGCGCGCCTGTGACCCGGCCGGCGCGCTGCTCGCCGAGGTGGTGAAGACGTCCTCCGACCCGTACGTGGGCCGGATCTCCCTGGTCCGCGTCTTCTCCGGCACCCTGCGCCCCGACCATGCGGTGCACGTCCTCGGGCACGGTGCGTCCGGCAACGGCAACGGCACCGGCGGAGCCCGGGAGGACGGCGGACCGCACGAGGCCGACGAGCGAGCCGGCGCGCTGACCACGCCCTTCGGCCGGCAGCAGCGGCCGGTCGCCGAGGTGATCGCCGGTGATCTGGGGTGCGTGGCCCGGCTGGGGCGGGCGGAGACGGGGGACACCCTCTCGAACCGGGAGGACCCGCTGCTGATGACGCCCTGGGAGATGCCGGACCCCCTCCTCCCGCTCGCCATCCGGGCGCACGGCAAGGCGGACGAGGACCGGCTCTCTCAGGGGCTCGCCCGGCTGGTCGCCGAGGACCCGACGATGCGGCTGGAGCAGAACCCGGACACCCACCAGGTGGTCCTGTGGTGCCTGGGCGAGGCGCACGCGGACGTGGCGCTGGAGCGGCTGCGCGGCCGGTTCGGCGTGCGGGTGGACGTGGTGCCGCACCGGGTCGCGCTGCGGGAGACCTTCGGCGGACGGGCGACGGCGCGCGGGCGGCACGTCAAGCAGTCCGGCGGGCACGGGCAGTACGCGATCTGCACGATCGAGGTGGAGCCACTGCCGGTCGGCTCGGGGATCGAGTTCGTGGACCGGGTGGTGGGCGGCGCGGTGCCGCGCCAGTTCGTCCCGTCGGTCGAGAAGGGCGTGCGCGCCCAGGCGGCCCGCGGGGTCGCCACCGGTCATCCGCTGACCGACGTGCGGGTGACGCTGCTGGACGGCAAGGCGCACTCGGTGGACTCCTCCGACGCCGCCTTCCAGACGGCCGGGGCGCTGGCCCTGCGGGAGGCCGCCGCGGACGCCGGGGTCCTGCTGCTGGAACCGGTGGCGGAGGTGAGCGTCCTGGTCGCCGACGACTACGTGGGCGCCGTGCTGGGCGATCTGTCCGGGCGGCGCGGGCGGGTGCTCGGCACCGAGCAGACCGGCGGCGGCCGGACCCTGGTCCGCGCCGAGGCGCCCGAGACGGAGATCGGCCGGTACGCGGTCGACCTGCGCTCCCTCTCGCACGGCACCGCGCGGTTCGGCCGCCGCTACGCCCGCCACGAACCGGTGCCGCCGCAGATCGCCGAGCGGCTGCGCGAGACGGTGGGCACGGCGTCCTGA
- a CDS encoding DsbA family protein produces MSDFPADRPAVAVLDVWCELQCPDCRTALDDLTALRARYGDRLDVRLRHFPLEKHRHSFAAAQAAEEAAEQGRGWPYVEAVLRRVEELDRGGEPFLVEVARELGLDAEEFDTALIDGRHILIVDADHAEGKAIGVTGTPTYVIGGERLDGGKSQEGLRERVEEIADRLLAGDGE; encoded by the coding sequence ATGAGTGACTTCCCCGCCGATCGTCCCGCCGTCGCCGTCCTCGACGTGTGGTGCGAGTTGCAGTGCCCCGACTGCCGTACCGCCCTGGACGACCTGACCGCCCTGCGCGCCCGCTACGGCGACCGCCTCGACGTACGGCTGCGGCACTTCCCGCTGGAGAAGCACCGGCACTCCTTCGCCGCCGCGCAGGCCGCCGAGGAGGCCGCCGAGCAGGGGCGGGGCTGGCCCTACGTCGAGGCCGTGCTGCGCCGAGTCGAGGAGCTGGACCGGGGCGGCGAGCCCTTCCTGGTCGAGGTGGCCCGCGAACTCGGCCTGGACGCCGAGGAGTTCGACACGGCGCTGATCGACGGCCGGCACATCCTGATCGTCGACGCCGACCACGCCGAGGGCAAGGCCATCGGCGTCACCGGCACCCCCACCTACGTCATCGGCGGCGAACGGCTGGACGGCGGCAAGAGCCAGGAGGGACTGCGCGAGCGCGTCGAGGAGATCGCCGACCGGCTGCTGGCCGGCGACGGGGAGTGA